Proteins from a genomic interval of Balaenoptera acutorostrata chromosome 21, mBalAcu1.1, whole genome shotgun sequence:
- the LOC103013996 gene encoding proteasome subunit alpha type-1-like isoform X2, with amino-acid sequence MGQRCSVRGFSGGRSQPRAGTMFRNQYDNDVTVWSPQGRIHQIEYAMEAVKQGSATVGLKSKTHAVLVALKRAQSELAAHQKKILHVDNHIGISIAGLTADARLLCNFMRQECLDSRFVFDRPLPVSRLVSLIGSKLVMMIWALTFSKLVHLLTILTAELCPLEPVLSQLVLTWRDICQSLWSAI; translated from the exons ATGGGGCAGCGCTGCTCGGTCCGCGGGTTTTCAGGAGGCCGAAGCCAGCCTCGCGCCGGAACCATGTTTCGCAACCAGTATGACAATGATGTCACTGTTTGGAGCCCTCAGGGCAGGATTCATCAAATTGAATATGCAATGGAAGCTGTCAAACAAGGTTCAGCCACAGTTGGTCTGAAATCGAAAACCCATGCAGTGTTGGTTGCGTTGAAGAGAGCACAGTCAGAACTTGCAgctcatcagaaaaaaattctccATGTTGATAACCATATTGGTATCTCAATTGCGGGACTTACTGCTGATGCTAGATTGTTATGTAATTTTATGCGCCAGGAGTGTTTGGATTCCAGATTTGTATTTGACAGACCTCTTCCTGTGTCTCGTCTTGTATCTCTAATTGGAAGCAA GCTGGTTATGATGATATGGGCCCTCACATTTTCCAAACTTGTCCATCTGCTAACTATTTTGACTGCAGAGCTATGTCCATTGGAGCCCGTTCTCAGTCAGCTCGTACTTACTTGGAGAGACATATGTCAGAGTTTATGGAGTGCAATTTGA
- the LOC103013996 gene encoding proteasome subunit alpha type-1-like isoform X1, whose product MGQRCSVRGFSGGRSQPRAGTMFRNQYDNDVTVWSPQGRIHQIEYAMEAVKQGSATVGLKSKTHAVLVALKRAQSELAAHQKKILHVDNHIGISIAGLTADARLLCNFMRQECLDSRFVFDRPLPVSRLVSLIGSKTQIPMQRYGRRPYGVGLLIAGYDDMGPHIFQTCPSANYFDCRAMSIGARSQSARTYLERHMSEFMECNLNELVKHGLSALRETLPAEQDLTTKNVSIGIVGKDLEFAIYDDDDVSPFLEGLEERPQRKTQPTQPADEPAEKADEPMEH is encoded by the coding sequence ATGGGGCAGCGCTGCTCGGTCCGCGGGTTTTCAGGAGGCCGAAGCCAGCCTCGCGCCGGAACCATGTTTCGCAACCAGTATGACAATGATGTCACTGTTTGGAGCCCTCAGGGCAGGATTCATCAAATTGAATATGCAATGGAAGCTGTCAAACAAGGTTCAGCCACAGTTGGTCTGAAATCGAAAACCCATGCAGTGTTGGTTGCGTTGAAGAGAGCACAGTCAGAACTTGCAgctcatcagaaaaaaattctccATGTTGATAACCATATTGGTATCTCAATTGCGGGACTTACTGCTGATGCTAGATTGTTATGTAATTTTATGCGCCAGGAGTGTTTGGATTCCAGATTTGTATTTGACAGACCTCTTCCTGTGTCTCGTCTTGTATCTCTAATTGGAAGCAAAACTCAGATACCAATGCAACGATATGGCCGGAGACCATATGGTGTTGGGCTGCTTATTGCTGGTTATGATGATATGGGCCCTCACATTTTCCAAACTTGTCCATCTGCTAACTATTTTGACTGCAGAGCTATGTCCATTGGAGCCCGTTCTCAGTCAGCTCGTACTTACTTGGAGAGACATATGTCAGAGTTTATGGAGTGCAATTTGAATGAACTGGTTAAGCATGGTCTGAGTGCCTTACGGGAGACACTTCCTGCAGAACAGGACCTAACTACAAAGAATGTTTCCATTGGAATTGTTGGTAAAGACTTGGAGTTTGCgatttatgatgatgatgatgtgtctCCTTTCCTGGAAGGTCTTGAAGAAAGACCACAGAGAAAGACGCAGCCTACTCAACCTGCTGATGAACCTGCAGAAAAGGCTGATGAACCAATGGAACATTAA